ATCCTCCGGCGCGCCTTTGACGATGAGATAGCGCCGGCCGTCCTGTTCGGCCAGGATGGAAACGCGGCGCCTTTCGAAATCGAAAGGCACTTCGTCGATCTTGCGCCATTGCGTCAGGTCCGCCGGCGCGGCTGCCAGCAGGGCGTCGTCCAGCGGGCTCTTCAACCCGGTCTCGAAGCTCGCGTTCAGATAGGCCCAACGCAGGACATCCCGGCAGTCTTCGCCGCGGATATCGAATTCCCCGGCCAGCTCGATGCGCGCCTGCGTCAGCGTTCCCGTCTTGTCGCTGCAAAAGACATCCATGCTGCCCAGGTCATGGATGGCCGACATCCGCTTGACGATGACCTGCTCGCGGGCCATGCGTATCGCGCCACGCGCCAGCGTGACCGAGACGATCATCGGCAGCAGCTCGGGCGTCAGGCCCACCGCCAGGGCCAGGGCGAAGAGAAAGGATTCCACCAGCGGGCGGTGGAAGAGCAGGTTGACCAGCAGTACGAACAGGACAAGCAGGACCGTCAGCCGGATGACCAGCATGCCGAAATCGCGGATGCCGGCCGCGAAGGCGGTGGGCGGCGGCTCGCGCCGCATTTCGTCCGCGATGGCGCCCAGTTGCGTGGCGCGGCCCGTGGCCAGGACGAGCGCGCGGGCGGTCCCGCTGATGACCGAGCATCCCATGAAGACGGCGTCCGCGCGCGCCAGTCGCTCGGCGTGCTGGCCATCGGCCGCATCGTCCGAGCGCTTCTCGGCGGGATAGGGTTCGCCGGTCAGCAGGGCCTCGTTGACGTACAGATCCCGGGACGCGATCAGGCGGGCGTCGGCCGGTACCAGGTCGCCCGCTTCCAGAAGGATCACATCGCCGGGGACCAGGTCGGCGGCCGGGATGTCCTTGGGCGCTTTGTCGCGCATGGCTGTCACGCGCAACGCCACGCGGTCGCGCAGGCGATCGGCGGCCATCAGCGCGCGATGCTCCTGGACAAAATCCAGCAGCACCGACAACAGCACGATCACGACGATGATGGTAAAGCTGGCCTGCTCGCGCGTCAGGGCCGCCGCCGCCGCGCACGCGAGCAAGGTCAGGACCAGCGGATTGCGCAGCCGCTTGAGGAACTCCAGTACGAGACGTCGCCGGGGTCGTTCCAGCAGGCGATTGGCACCATGCTCGGCAAGCCGCTTTTCCGCCTGGGCCGCCGCGAGGCCATCGGCATCGGTTTCCAGGGATGCCAGCGCGCGCGCCACCGGGCCATTCCATAGTTCGTCCTCCGATGCGGACTCCCATGCCATGCGGATCTCCTGTCGTGTCCGTGCCTTAGCGCGGGGCGGGCGACCATGGCGGCCGCGCCGTGCGGCCGCTGTCGACGATCACCAGGTAGCGGCCGGCGCCGTCCACGGGCGTGCGGTCGGGCGACAGCACCCACAAGGGCCGTCCGGCGCGGGCCTCGGCCTCGTAGTCCGCATCCAGCACGCCGAACCGGTCCAGGAAGACGTTCAGGCTGGCGGGAATGCGCACGCAGCCCTTGGATTGCACGCGGCCCAGGCGGGATTCCAGGATGTCCGGATCCGTCGCATGCATTTGCAGGCGCATCGTGCCCATGCCGCCGCGTCCCCAGCCGCGCAGTGCCTGTTGCCAGCCGAAGTCGTAGACGCGCATGCCCTTCCTGCCGTAGCCGCGGATGCCGAATTCGTTCTTGGTACCCTCGGCCCGGAAGTCGCCGTCCGTCACGGAGTGATCGAACACCCCGGTGGGCGTCTGGAAGTGATCGAACTGGCCGATACGGCCCGTGGATACCGGCGATGCGCCGATCAGGCGCTGCATGGAAGGCGCACCCAGCCAGTACACCAGGATGGCCTGCACATTGGGGCTGCGGTCGACCACGACCAGATATTGCGGCTCGTTCAGCGTGATGCCGGCGCTGCCCAGCATCAGCAGGGCGCTCGTGGCGTAGTACCGTATGTCATCGGATGGCGGATGCAATTGCTGCCGCACCGTCCGGCGGTAGGCATCGGCCAGATCGTCGGGCGTGGGGATGGCCTGGGCCGCGGCCTGGCCCGACCAGGCCAATGCCGCGCAGGCAAGCACGCTCGCCATACCGGTCCGGAGCGCGGATTTCATCGTGTTCGGCCTCTGGTCCTCGCTGATACGCAGCGTCCCGTCCTAGTATGGCGATGTCCGGCAAGCTCCCGTTGACCAGGATCAATAGGCGATCGCGCGGCCGCGTCACCATCCGGCAAACACGATGGCTTACGACAGGAGCGCACGCATGGAGCCGGATACGCAATCCGCGACGATGGATTTCCTGGGGTGCCCCCGAACGCATGGGGAAACGGCGGAGATCGCGACCGTGCAAACCCATATCTCGGTGATCTTCCTGACCTCCCATCGGGCCTTCAAGCTGAAACGCGCGGTGCGCTATCCGTATGTGGATTTCTCCACGCCCGCGCTGCGCCTGGCCGCGTGCCGGCGCGAACTGGAATTGAACCGCCGCACGGCGCCCATGCTGTATCTGGCGGTACGGCGGATCACACGGCAGCCCGACGGCTCGCTGGCGTTCGACGGCCCCGGCGAACTCGTCGATGCCGTGGTCGAAATGGCGCGTTTCGATGAAGAGACGCTATTCGACCGGATGGCCACGCGCGGCGCCCTGACGGCACCCTTGATGACGCGGCTGGCGCATGCCATCGCCGCCTTTCACCAGGACGCGCCCGTTGCCCGCCATGCGCGCGGATCGGCCATCATGCGGCGCGTACTGGACATCAACGAGCTGGCATTCCTGACGCTGGGTAGTGCCGTGCCCGCGGGCTGCACGGTCTTGAACCGCCTGTTTCGCCTTCGGCAGCAGGACTGCGCCGCGTTGCTGGATGCCCGGGGGCGCGCCGGCCGGATACGCCATTGCCATGGCGATCTGCACTTGCGCAATATCTGCCTGGTCGACGGCATGCCGGTGCTGTTCGACTGCCTGGAATTCGACGAGGCACTGGCCACCGTCGATGTCCTGTACGACCTTGCGTTTCTCCTGATGGACCTGCGCTACCGCGGACAGCCGCAATGGGCCAACTTCGTCTTCAATCGTTATCTGGAAGAGCGCGACGAAACCGATGGCCTGCCATTGATGCCGTACTTTCTTGCGCTGCGCTCGGCCATCCGCTGCCACGTCATCGCCGCGCAGGCCCGCGACGCGCACGCGCCCCGGCGCCGCGACCTGCTCGGCGAAGCCCGGGATTACGGGCAACTGGCGCTGCGCCTTCTGCAAGCGCGCCCGGCCCGTCTTATCGCGATAGGCGGATTGAGCGGCACCGGCAAATCGACCCTGGCGGCGGCAATCGCCCATCGGATCGGACAGGCGCCAGGAGCCCGCGTGTTGTCCAGCGACCGCATCCGCAAACGCCTGTATGGCGTGGCCGCCAATGCCCGCCTGCCGCCCGAAGCGTATCGGCCCGCGGTGTCCGAACAGGTCTACGCCACCCTGGCGCGACAGGCGCTCGACACCCTGGCGCGGGGCCACGCGGTCATTGCCGACGCGGCCTTCGAGCGCCCCGAAGACCGGGAAAGCCTGCGCCAGGTGGCCGCGCGCGCCGGCGTGCCGTTCGACGGGCTCTGGCTGGAGGCCGCGCTGGATCTGCGCCTTGCGCGGGTCGACCGGCGCCGGCATGACCCTTCCGATGCGGACGCCGAGGTCCTGATGATGCAGATGCGGAAAAATCGCGGCGCGCCTTCCTGGCGCACCGTGCAGGCCGGCGGCGATCCCGACGCGATATCGGAATCCGTGGCGGCGATGCTCCGCCTGGACCAGGCGTCCTAGGCGGGCACCAGGGTCGGGCAGGGCACCGTGCCGGCCGGCTCGCATCGCCGGCCGGCAATCCGCTTGACGCAGATCAGACCGGCACGCCGCGGGCGCGGGCATGATGGGGACACCGTGAATACGGAGATCGCCATGTACCGAAATATCATGATCGCCCTGGACGGCAGCAAGGCCGCGCGGGCCGCGCTGGATAAGGCGGTCCAGTTGGCGGCGCAGGAACGCGCGACGTTGTATGCCGTGTCCGTGGTGGAATATCCCAGCGACTACTACACCTCGCTGGTCTACGATCCGGCCGAGATGCGCAAGTCCATCGATGTCCAGACCGGCGACATCCTGAAGGAAGCCGCGAAAACCGTCTCCAGCAAGGGGGTGCCGGTGCAGACCCGCCTGGTCCACAACACCAGCGGCGGCAACACCGTGGCCGAGCAACTGGACCGCGTCGCGCGCGAGCTGGACGCGGATCTGGTGGTGATGGGCACGCATGGCCGCAAAGGGGTCCAGCGCCTGCTGCTGGGCAGCGTCGCCGAGGCTTTCATCAGGCTGACCGATCGGCCGGTGCTGCTGTATCCGGATCGCGCGCCGGCGTGATCGGCGGCCTTTCTGTCCGCTCCCAGGGCCCTCTTCAGGGCCCCCCTTCACGGCCTTTCACGGCCTTTCAGGCACTGGACCGGTGCATGCCCGGCGTCGTGTCCGGGCGCGGCCGCGTCCGGCCTCGTCCAGCGGATTGGTACGTGCGGCGTATAACGGAAATGTGACGTCTTGCGCGCGTGTTTGACCGTATCCTTTGCGCGTCAGCACTCAACGAGGTCACCCATGACGATGAATCGGCGCACCTTTTCCGCGGCGTTGGCCGGCGCGGCCGCGGCCACCATTCTTCCCGGGCTCCGGGTCTCGGCGCAAGCAGCGCCGCCAACAGCCAGGAATGTCGTCCTGGCCCATGGCCTGTTCGCCGATGGTTCCTGCTGGACCGAGGTAATCGCGCGGCTGCAGGCTGCCGGCATGAATGCAACGGCCGTCCAGAATCCATTGACGACCTTTCCCGAGGCCGTCGATGCCGTGCAGCGGGTGCTGGCACGGCAGGATGGTCCGACGGTGCTGGTCGGCCATTCGTTCTCCGGCATGCTGGTGACGGAAACCGGCGTCCATCCCAACGTCTCTTCGCTGGTATACGTGGCGGCACGCGCCCCGGATGCGGACGAGGACTACGCCCAGCTCGCGGCGAAGTATCCCACTCCGCCGGCCAGTGCGGGAATCGTGTTCGACGGCGATGAAGGGCGGCTCAGCCAGGAGGCCTTCCTGCGCGACTTCGCCGGAGACCTGCCGCGCGCCAAGGCCATGGTGCTGTATGCCGTCCAGCAGCCGTTTCGCAAACCGCTGCTGGCCGGCAAGACAACGCAGGCGGCCTGGCGCAGCAAGCCCAGCTTCTACGCCGTGTCCACGCAGGACCGCACCATCAATCCGGATCTGGAACGTTTCATGGCCAAGCGCATGGGCGCCACGACGATAGAGGTCAAGGCAAGCCACCTGTCGCTGATTTCGCATCCGGACACGATCGCGGCGCTGATACTGCGGGCGGCGGGCCGGCAGCCCGCCAGCAAGCCGCGCGCGTAGTGGCAGTCCCGAGGGACTGCGCGCCAGCCCAGCGGCCCGGTGCAGCGCCGACGATGTCGGCGCGGCGGGCCGCTTCTAGTCGGAGGCGGGCGTATCGGGCAATCCGTCGGCCCTGAACGAACGCAGCTTGTCGTAGTGCGTTTCCGCCCATTGCCATAGCGAACAGAGCGCCGCGCACAGGCTCGCGCCCAGGTCCGTCAGGGCATATTCCACCCGCGGCGGTACCTCCGGATAGACCTTGCGCGTCACGAAGCCGTCTTCCTCCAGCTTCCTCAAAGTCTTCGTCAGCATCTTCTGGCTGATGTCGCCGACAGCCTGGGCGACCTGGCTGAACCGCAGCACGCCGCCCTGGTCCAGGGCCTCCAGCACCTGCAAGGTCCATTTGTCGGCGACGCGGCCGATGACGGCCAGGACCAGGCGGTCGACTTCCGGGGTGGCTTGCGTACCGTCGGGTGACGTGAACACCAGCGGCTTGTCGCGTGCGGTGGCGGTGTGCTTGCTCATATGCGGTGATGCCTTTGTGAAGATGGCTGTGTGCCCATCGGGCGCCACAGGGGCGCCCGACGCAGCCTGCCGATAGTATCCTATTGGTAAGTAGTGAACCTAGGGGTGCCTACTTCCCAAAGGAGAGTATTGCACGTATTCTGCATTCGCACTCTTTTAAAAGGAAGCGTCATCATGCAAACCACGGGCAATACCATCCTTATCACTGGCGGCGGAACCGGTATCGGCCAGGGCCTGGCGCGCGCGCTGCACCAGGCAGGCAATCGGGTCATTATCGCGGGACGCCGTCAAGGTCCCCTGGACGAAGTCGCGGCCGCCAATCCGGGCATCGCGACCGCCACGGTGGACGTGGCCGACGCCGGCGACATCGCCCGCTTCGCCGCCGATATCGTCAAGCAGCACCCGGCCCTGAACGTCGTCATCAACAACGCCGGCATCATGAAGCCCGAGAACTGGACGGCAAACGACATCGACCTGTCGGTGGCCGAGGCGACCATCCAGACGAACCTGCTCGCGCCGTTGCGCTTGACGGCGGCCTTGCTGCCGACGCTGAAGAAGCAGCCGCAGGCAACCGTCATCACCGTGTCGTCCGGCCTGGCCTTCCTGCCGCTGGCCGCCACGCCGACCTACAGCGCCACCAAGGCGGCCATCCATTCGTTCAGCGAATCGCTGCGTTATCAGTTGCGCGATACGAGCGTGCGGGTCATGGAGCTGGCGCCTCCCTATGTGCAGACCACGCTGCTGGGAGACCACCAGGCGACCGACCCCAACGCCATGCCGCTGCGGGATTTCATCGACGAGGTCATGCAGATCATCGCCACGCAGCCGGATGCCGAGGAAATCCTGGTCAAGCGCGTATATCCGCTGCGCTTCGCGGTCGAGCAGGGGCAGGAGAAGTATCGCGAGGTGTTCGCCGCCGTGAACGCGCAAGCTGCTTCGCACGTGGGCGAGTAGCCCGGGGTGCCGGGGCCGCCGCGCGGCCTCGGCGGCGCGCGCGATACGAATGGATTCAAACGGGTCTTTCACAGGGCCCGGTATCTCTTGCGGTAATTGGCGGGACACATTAACTTCTCCGGGCGAAATTTGTCCGCGGGGGCTTTTCGCGAACCAGATCCGGCCGTCAGCAGCCGGACAGCGCGTCCCCTTCGTGTATTCAGATTTCGTGGAGTAAACGCAATGCCCCTGCACCGGTTACTTGCCAGGCTGGCCGCCGGCCTGTTCATCGTTACCGCATTTTCCGCCGCCGCCGCGACCGGCACCGGATCGACATCCCATCGAGCGCCGCTGGTCCTCGCCGACGAGGGCAGTTTCTTCGTCGGCGGCCGCGAGGTGGCATCCGACACGCTATCGCTGACGCCCAAATACGATCCGCACGGTACGGTCACCGTCGATCAGATGTACGTGCAATACCAGATCCCCGAGCACGCGCGGCGCTACGGCATCACGCTGATTCATGGCTGCTGCCTGACCGGCAAGACCTGGGAAACCACGCCCGACGGCAGAATGGGCTGGAGCCAGTATTTCGTGCGCAAGGGCTATTCGACCTACGTCATCGACCAGGCGGGACGCGGCCGTTCCGCAACCGATATCTCGGCCATCAATGCCGTTCATCTCGGCAAGGCGGCGCCCGACTCGTTGCCCGCCGTCTTCGCCGCCGGCCACGAGGCGGCCTGGAGCATATTCCGTTTCGGGCCGAAGTATCCGGAGGCGTACAAGGACTCGCAGTTTCCGGTGCAGGCGCAGGCCATGCTGTGGCAGCAGATGGTCCCCGATTGGCTGGCCGCCTTGCCCACGCCCAATCCGACCGTGCCTGATTTGTCGAAACTCGCGATCAAGCTCAAGGGCACCGTGCTGATGAGCCACTCGCAATCGGGCATCTATCCGTTCCAGACCGCCGCGCTGGACAAGCAGGGCGTCGCGGGTATCGTCGCCGTGGAGCCCGGCGAATGCCCTAAGGTGTCGGAAGCCGCACCGCTGGTCGGAATTCCCATCCTGGTCGTCTTCGGCGACCACATCCAGGAGTCGAGCCGCTGGGCGCCGCGCTTCAAGGCCTGCCAGGACTTCATTACGGCCTTCAAGGCGGCCGGCGGCAACGGTGACTTCCTGAGCCTGCCGGCGATCGGCATCCACGGCAATTCGCACATGATGATGCAGGACAAGAACAACCTGCAGATCGCCGACCTGATCCTGGCGTGGATAGACCGCAACGTCGAGCCCAAGGCGCCACGCCCGCATTAAGCCCGCTTCGATCCGCCAACCTTGCGAGCACGGAGACTGCAATGAAGATATCGATAGCGGCATTGGCGCTCGCGGCTGCGTGCGCCTGCGTGAATATCCCGATAGCCCGCGCGGCGGACGCGGACGCCGCCCGCCATCATGTGATGGTCCAGGCGGCTCCGGATGTGCGGATCGATGTGATCGTGGAGGGGCAGGGCAGGCCGCTGGTGCTGCTGCCGTCACGGGGCCGCGGCGCGGAAGACTTCGACGACATTGCCGGCCGCCTCGCCAAGGACGGCTATCGCGTGCTGCGTCCGCAGCCGCGCGGGATCGGCGCGAGCACGGGACCGATGAATGGCATTACGCTGCACGACCTGGGCAACGATATCGCGGCCGTCATCCGCGACCAGGCCGGACAACCGGCGGTCGTCGTCGGGCACGCCTTCGGCAACTGGGTGGCGCGCACCACGAGCGTCGACCATCCCGAACTGGTCCGCGGCGTCGTCATCGTGGCCGCCGCGGCGAAGAAGTATCCGCCGGGCTTGAGCGAACACGTGGACCGCAGCGCGGACCTGTCGCTGCCCGACACGGAACGCCTGAAGTCGCTGCGTTTCGCCTTTTTCGCCCCAGGACACGACGCCAGCGTCTGGCTGCGCGGCTGGTATCCGGAAGCCAACGAAAGCCAGCGCCTGGCGGGCAAGGCGACCCCGCAGTCGGACTGGTGGTCAGGCGGCAAGGTACCCATGCTGGACCTCCAGGCAGGCGACGATCCGTTCAAGCCGGCCGCCACGCGCAACGAGGTAAAGGACGAGTTCGGCGAGCGCGTGACCATGGTGGTCATACCCGGAGCCGGCCATGCGCTGGTACCGGAGGCGCCCCAGGCGGTGGTCGACGCGATCGTGAAATGGGAACGATCGCTGCCGAGAGGCGGGTGAGCCGGCTTGGGTTGACTGTCCGCCGTCCGTCATCGGTCGCCGAC
Above is a genomic segment from Bordetella genomosp. 11 containing:
- a CDS encoding universal stress protein; the encoded protein is MYRNIMIALDGSKAARAALDKAVQLAAQERATLYAVSVVEYPSDYYTSLVYDPAEMRKSIDVQTGDILKEAAKTVSSKGVPVQTRLVHNTSGGNTVAEQLDRVARELDADLVVMGTHGRKGVQRLLLGSVAEAFIRLTDRPVLLYPDRAPA
- a CDS encoding L,D-transpeptidase — its product is MKSALRTGMASVLACAALAWSGQAAAQAIPTPDDLADAYRRTVRQQLHPPSDDIRYYATSALLMLGSAGITLNEPQYLVVVDRSPNVQAILVYWLGAPSMQRLIGASPVSTGRIGQFDHFQTPTGVFDHSVTDGDFRAEGTKNEFGIRGYGRKGMRVYDFGWQQALRGWGRGGMGTMRLQMHATDPDILESRLGRVQSKGCVRIPASLNVFLDRFGVLDADYEAEARAGRPLWVLSPDRTPVDGAGRYLVIVDSGRTARPPWSPAPR
- a CDS encoding alpha/beta fold hydrolase; protein product: MTMNRRTFSAALAGAAAATILPGLRVSAQAAPPTARNVVLAHGLFADGSCWTEVIARLQAAGMNATAVQNPLTTFPEAVDAVQRVLARQDGPTVLVGHSFSGMLVTETGVHPNVSSLVYVAARAPDADEDYAQLAAKYPTPPASAGIVFDGDEGRLSQEAFLRDFAGDLPRAKAMVLYAVQQPFRKPLLAGKTTQAAWRSKPSFYAVSTQDRTINPDLERFMAKRMGATTIEVKASHLSLISHPDTIAALILRAAGRQPASKPRA
- a CDS encoding AAA family ATPase, translating into MEPDTQSATMDFLGCPRTHGETAEIATVQTHISVIFLTSHRAFKLKRAVRYPYVDFSTPALRLAACRRELELNRRTAPMLYLAVRRITRQPDGSLAFDGPGELVDAVVEMARFDEETLFDRMATRGALTAPLMTRLAHAIAAFHQDAPVARHARGSAIMRRVLDINELAFLTLGSAVPAGCTVLNRLFRLRQQDCAALLDARGRAGRIRHCHGDLHLRNICLVDGMPVLFDCLEFDEALATVDVLYDLAFLLMDLRYRGQPQWANFVFNRYLEERDETDGLPLMPYFLALRSAIRCHVIAAQARDAHAPRRRDLLGEARDYGQLALRLLQARPARLIAIGGLSGTGKSTLAAAIAHRIGQAPGARVLSSDRIRKRLYGVAANARLPPEAYRPAVSEQVYATLARQALDTLARGHAVIADAAFERPEDRESLRQVAARAGVPFDGLWLEAALDLRLARVDRRRHDPSDADAEVLMMQMRKNRGAPSWRTVQAGGDPDAISESVAAMLRLDQAS
- a CDS encoding winged helix-turn-helix transcriptional regulator; amino-acid sequence: MSKHTATARDKPLVFTSPDGTQATPEVDRLVLAVIGRVADKWTLQVLEALDQGGVLRFSQVAQAVGDISQKMLTKTLRKLEEDGFVTRKVYPEVPPRVEYALTDLGASLCAALCSLWQWAETHYDKLRSFRADGLPDTPASD
- a CDS encoding esterase, whose amino-acid sequence is MPLHRLLARLAAGLFIVTAFSAAAATGTGSTSHRAPLVLADEGSFFVGGREVASDTLSLTPKYDPHGTVTVDQMYVQYQIPEHARRYGITLIHGCCLTGKTWETTPDGRMGWSQYFVRKGYSTYVIDQAGRGRSATDISAINAVHLGKAAPDSLPAVFAAGHEAAWSIFRFGPKYPEAYKDSQFPVQAQAMLWQQMVPDWLAALPTPNPTVPDLSKLAIKLKGTVLMSHSQSGIYPFQTAALDKQGVAGIVAVEPGECPKVSEAAPLVGIPILVVFGDHIQESSRWAPRFKACQDFITAFKAAGGNGDFLSLPAIGIHGNSHMMMQDKNNLQIADLILAWIDRNVEPKAPRPH
- a CDS encoding SDR family oxidoreductase, translated to MQTTGNTILITGGGTGIGQGLARALHQAGNRVIIAGRRQGPLDEVAAANPGIATATVDVADAGDIARFAADIVKQHPALNVVINNAGIMKPENWTANDIDLSVAEATIQTNLLAPLRLTAALLPTLKKQPQATVITVSSGLAFLPLAATPTYSATKAAIHSFSESLRYQLRDTSVRVMELAPPYVQTTLLGDHQATDPNAMPLRDFIDEVMQIIATQPDAEEILVKRVYPLRFAVEQGQEKYREVFAAVNAQAASHVGE
- a CDS encoding alpha/beta fold hydrolase; the encoded protein is MKISIAALALAAACACVNIPIARAADADAARHHVMVQAAPDVRIDVIVEGQGRPLVLLPSRGRGAEDFDDIAGRLAKDGYRVLRPQPRGIGASTGPMNGITLHDLGNDIAAVIRDQAGQPAVVVGHAFGNWVARTTSVDHPELVRGVVIVAAAAKKYPPGLSEHVDRSADLSLPDTERLKSLRFAFFAPGHDASVWLRGWYPEANESQRLAGKATPQSDWWSGGKVPMLDLQAGDDPFKPAATRNEVKDEFGERVTMVVIPGAGHALVPEAPQAVVDAIVKWERSLPRGG